Within Ovis aries strain OAR_USU_Benz2616 breed Rambouillet chromosome 3, ARS-UI_Ramb_v3.0, whole genome shotgun sequence, the genomic segment ctgggttatccccatgcaccagccccaagcatgctgcaccctgcgtcagacatagactagcgattcaattcttacatgatagtatacatattagaatgccattctcccaaatcatcccaccctctgcctctccctctgggtccaaaagtccgttatacacatctgtgtctttcctgtcttgcatacagggtcgtcattgccatcttcctaaattccatatatatgtgttagtatactgtattggtgtttttctttctggcttacttcactctataatcggctccagtttcatccatctcatcagaactgattcaaatgaattctttttaacggctgagtaatactccattgtgtatatgtaccacagctttcttatccattcatctgctgatggacatctaggttgtttccatgtcctggctattataattgccatttattttaaaattaaattagtaaAAGTAGAAAAGTTGGGCCTAAGTATAACAACCAATCATAATCGCTTAGGTTACAATTTTCCAGaaattttctatataaatatattcatattaattGGTATATTTCAAAATGTGAAACTGTCTTTATGAGttgttttctgaaatattttatacttaaaaaatttaaataatcttttGATCTCAAtagttataaattaaaataatcattttaggaATTATGTAATGTTTCCTTTAGAGCATTCCactatagtttgaaatcaagtcTAACAATTGAAACTTCATGATTCctaaaaaattttcttccattaaaaagTGACTACCTAGTGCTGATATGATATTATATAATTTtgcaaaattttagaaatgaatttatatagTTTATTTCAAAGTAAACTATAAGCTGTGATGCAAAATGCAGTTTTTACAAATATCTTTGTCTATTTACTATATTCCCTAGAAATGAGCATTATTGTTATTCCTTCTGCATATACTCACAACTTACTTACATATGTTGCACatatttttcttactattttattcatctttaattGCCTATGGATTTTTTTTGACATAGAATCTCATGTTAGAGTTcagaaaaatttatgtttttctgattaattcattttttctatatattcctCACACTGTAGTTTTGAAATGAGATGCtcttgtatttttcaaattatttttgtttactaataaagttaaatattttagttttgacTCTCATAGTTTTCTTTCAAACTTGCTCATTCTGTTTGACATCTTCTGAGGAGGATTTACCTGTGGTTTTGTATTATGTGTGGTTACtctgaatatatattttgtttatactatctcattttgttttttaaaactttgataaagatatataaaatttaccatctcagCTCCTTTAAGGGTACagttcagcttccctggtgaactgtaaaaaatggaaaagaatctggtggtaaagaatctgcctgcaaagcaggaatcCCTGGGTCTCcacggaagatcccctggagaagggaatggcaacccactcccgtattcttgcctggagaatcccatagacgaggagcctggtgtgctacagtccatggggtcacaaagagtcagaaacaactgagtgataACACTCACTTTTGGGCAGTATTAAAGTATTTCTTTTCTGTGCTTTCCCTTAATATTCTAACATTCATATTTGGTGTTGTGTTTATCTTGTAATACCCAGGAATAGTTGATATCTAGACCATACTTCCTAACAACGCTAGTAACTCAGcctgatttttgtctttctttttcttattttgtactaGTTCCAAGGATACTCCTGACTAGTGTCTTATGCTGAATggtaatatttatcttttattatcaACATTAGATCAGATTTAAGTACTGTTACTCATTTTGTTACACCCCACTACTGTTACCCTGCAGATATTTTCCTCTCTTGGTTGatgcattttttctttattgctagGTTATACCATTTAGGATTTCTATTAGTTAGAGTAAAAGCTAAAATTTTgagttcttttatttcttaaattgcaTTGATTTAGTCTCATACTTAAATGGTTCCTAtctcatatatataattttctaacctagagggggaggatggggagggaggtggaagggaggttcaaaagggaggggatatatgtgtacctatggctgattcatgttgaggtttgacagaaaacagaaatattctgtaaagcaattatcctttaataaaaaataaattaattaaaaaataaatagttttctGAGACCAACTTCATCTTCTTATATGAAGAATTCCAGTAATATGTTGATATATTAATACAATACAGTACATTGATAGGTTATCATTCTTAAGAACTGCTTGGAGTTTTATactattcttttctaaattgAGTTTTTTTGGAGTGTAGTagctttacaatgctgttagtttctactgtacagcaaaatgaatctgcTTTACTtatacatataacccctccctTTTTTGAACTTCCTTTCCAATCAGCTCACAACAGTGTATTAAgtagagttttctgtgctatatagtggattctcattagttatctgttttatgcataatatgtatatatgctagtcccaatctcccaattcatcctagtGCTCTCTCCCCCAATAGTATCCATATAGttgctctctacatctgtgtctctatttctgctttgtaaataagttcatctgtgtgATATTTcgagattccacatgtaagtggtattatatgatatttgtttttctctttatgacttactctgtatgacagtctctaggtctatacATAATTCTACTAATGGCACTATTTTGTTCCTTTAGATAGAtgaatcatattccattgtatatatgtagcacatcttcattatccattcCTGTGTTGAAGGATATTTAGATTCCTTCCATGTCCAGGTTGTTGAAatggtgctgcaaagaacattcaGGTGCAATGCTCCAGTTCCAGCTCCCAGCCTCTGTGAGAGCTGGTGAACATTGATTCCAGTCTGGGGTATATAGCGTTGTGGCACCAATGTCTGTGTGGTTCTCACTCTATCCAGTCTGACACAGATCTGCTGCTTCACCCTCCTCTGACAGCCTCAAATGCTTCCCTTCTGTCTCAACCAAATTCCCCAACAGTGAGGGGCCTTTCTCAGACATGGGAATCTCTCCTGGTtcagctcccccaccccagggtgcAGGCCCagtccttcttttcctccttttccttctacCTTTTGTTATTTCATTCTACTTAGTTATGCTTGGATCCATATAGTCCTTTCCAATGACCAAGGTCTTCCAGTAGTGTTCAGCCAGTGTTCTGAGAGAATTGTTCCATCTGTGGATGTACTCCTGATGCATTCATGCAGAGAGATGCACTCCATGTTCATCCATTTCTCAACCATCTTGGAATGCTGTGAACTATTTTTCCTTATTCTCAGATACTCCTATAAGCCAATTcaaattctgaagaaaaatctAGGTAATTGCACtgtaaaagaaagcaagagaactcAAAAAGCATGTAACTATACAcgttcagttcatttcaggtgctcagtcgtgtccgactctttgcgaccccatgaatcgcagcacaccaggcctccctgtccatcaccaaatcccagagttcactcagactcacgtccatccagtcagtgatgccatccagccatctcatcctctgtcgtccccttctcctcttgccctcaatccctcccagcatcagagtcttttccaatgagtcaactctttgcatgaggaggccagagtactggagtttcagctttggcattattccttccaaagaaatcccagggttgatctccttcagaatggactggttggatctccttgcagtccaagggaccctcaagagtcttctccaacaccacagttcaaaagcatcaattcctcggcgctcagccttcttcatagtccaactctcacatccatacatgaccacaggaaaaaccatagccttgaccagatggaccttagtcggcaaagtaatgtctttgctcttgaatatgctctctaggttggtcacaacttttcttccaaggagtaagcatcttttaatttcatggctgcagtcaccgtctgcagtgattttggagccccccccccccaaaaaaagtctgatactgtttccactttttccccatctatttcccatgaagtgatgggaccagatgccatgatcctcattttctgaatgttgagctttttttttttttttcctggcaacttttctattttatttatttatttatttttagttttttatttttttaattttaaaatctttaattcttacatgcgttcccaaacatgaacccccctcccacctccctccccataacatctctctgggtcatccccatgcaccagccctaagcatgctgcatcctgcgtcggacatagactggtgattcgattcttacgtgatagtatacatgttacaatgccattctcccaaatcatcccaccctctccctctccctctgagtccaaaagtccgttatacacatctgtgtcttttttgtcatctcgcatacagggtcgtcattgccatctttctaaattccatatatatgtgttagtatactgtattggtgtttttctttctggcttacttcactctataatcggctccagtttcatccatctcatcagaactgattcaaatgaattctttttaacggctgagtaatactccattgtgtatatgtaccacagctttcttatccattcatctgctgatggacatctaggttgtttccatgtcctggctattataaacagtgctgcgatgaacattggggtacatgtgtctctttcaattctggtttcctcggtgtgtatgcccagaagtgggattgctgggtcataaggtagttgtatttgcaattttttaaggaatctccacactgttctccatagtggctgtcctagtttgcattcccaccaacagtgtaggagggttcccttttctccacaccctctccagcatttattgcttgcagatttttggatcgcagccattctgactggtgtgaagtggtacctcattgtggttttgacttgcatttctctaataatgagtgatgttgagcatcttttcatgtgtttgttagccatccgtatgtcttctttggagaaatgtctacttagttctttggcccattttttgattgggtcgtttatttttttggaattgagctgcagaagttgcttgtatatttttgagattagttgtttgtcagttgcttcatttgctattattttctcccattcagaaggctgtcttttcaccttgcttatagtttcctttgttgtgcagaagcttttaattttaattagatcccatttgtttatttttgcttttatttccagaattctgggaggtggatcatagaggatcctgctgtgatttatgtctgagagtgttttgcctatgttctcctctaggagttttatagtttctggtcttaagtttagatctttaatccgttttgagtttatttttgtgtgcggtgttagaaagtgaactcccatatttttaaggaatcttcacgctgttctccatagtggctgtaccagtttgcattcccaaccaacagtgtaagaaggttcccttttctcctcccctctccagccATTTATTGTTGGcagacttttgatgatggccattctggccagtgtgagatgatacctcattgtgattttgatttgcatttctcttataatgagtgatgttgaacacatGATTAAAATTAGTCAACAAACTGGCTACAGAAGGAAGGTACCCTTATGTTAGCTAGACTGATggagaaggacagaaatggcaccTGCCAGTGATGGGCTAGCTAGGtggcaaagaggaaaacaatggtgCCTACCAGAACTTCTATCCTGGAGAAATTTTCACCAGATCCTTGCCTCTCTGGCACATGCACTAAAATTAGTCAATGAATCTCCTTCTCCTGTGACTCTGTTTTTTAAGCTTCTACCTCTGCACTGGGACTTAGAGTGAACTTGTGCCTGAACCTTTCAAGAGTGGAGTCTCAGTTTTTCACAGCCCTCTGGCtttccctgcagaagggcatggcaacccactccagtactcttgcctagagaatcccatggacagaggagcctggtggtctatatggggtccactgggtcacaaagagttggatacaactgaagtgacttagcatgcttgcaTAAGTCCTGTTGGTTTTCAAAACCAGATGTTGCACAGTTCATATTCCTGGTGCAGGTTCCCAGGGCTGGGGAGCTCAGTAAGGGGAGCTTCAGATCCCTTGTTCCTTGTGGTATCCACCCTGCTTGTTGGTCACCACACCAGGGGTGTGGGCTCTTCTTACTAGATTGAGTTTCTATCCCTCCCACCAGTCTTGCTGTGGTCTTTCCTTCACATCCTTAGCGGTAGAAAATCTGTTCTGCTAGTCTTAAAGTCATTCTCAGGGACAAttgttttatatgtagctgtGGTTTTAATGTGTCCATGAGAAGAGGGAGCTCAGGATCTTCCTGGTCTGCCATCATAATCTGGAAAccattcatttgatttttttacaattattttttcatgtaagAGACTGGCATTTTTCCTtaagaaataattcttttttaagggATTGGGAGgctttttcatttaacatatttGAAGGTAATGTTTTCAATATATATGAATTATGCATATAATTTTTGCGATAGTGTCAGATTTTAGATGCACAATATAAAAAAGGTTTTAGTGACATGAGTGCTATAGAAGAGAAAGCTTAGGTCTAAAAGGCAGGTTAAATAGTTTCTTCAGAGTGGTTTGTATGtttctgtggtggtggtgggcagtGGGTAGAAGTAACAGCTTTAagtggaaataaaatataaattgagaCCTAAATGAAAAATAGAAGTGTAATgaaagaatggcaacctactccagtatttttgcctggaaaattccatggacagagaagcctttcagtccatgaggttgcaaaaagttggacacgactgcccATGCACACAATGGGAAAATGAGGCAaagaactcttttctttttttttttttttacggacACAACAGCAAATGCAAAACCCTAGAGATACTGAGAGAAAGTCCAAATGATGCTCATGGGGCCTGCATCTTAGAGAGATGGCagaaaaaacaatatgaaaaattatttagtaGTCTTATGAACTCTTTCAGAAAAATGGACATTTTTCAGTCCTCTAAACTGTAAGTCATTTATTTCATTAACTATTACTCTAATTATGACTTTTCTTTCAAACTTCCTTTGCAGTTATCTTAGACATTCATATATATAGTTGGTTTgtttctagatttaaaaaaattgtttccatGATATACAGAATTTATTGCTTAATTTGGTTACATTTTGAGTTTAgctacataaattatttatattttagtttgaaagttgaacatttttggcaATAACATTCAATTTATcaactacatttaaaaatttgacaTTGTACTTAGAATAATTCATACCCATTGAGaaaaaaacttccctggtggctcagatggcaaagaatccacccacaatgcgggagacctgggtttgacccctgggttgggaagatcccctggaggagggcatggcaacccactccagtatttttgcctggagaatccccatggacagaggagcctggtgggcttcagtccatgggattgcaaagagttggacatgactgagcgactaagcacaacacatgTAGAAAAGAGCTTTTCCTTACATTTATGTAAGATATTATTTATTATGTATAATCTGgaaatctttaaattttaaaatttcagcactgatatgtgtgtgtttatatgtgctCATTTATTTATGATAAACTGCAGGATAATAGATGTTAAATTTTGCTGCcgtttaaaatagcatttatttagacatgtatttatttttgttttctttacttttcaatAGAAACACATTACTTCTTGCTGATTAAaggtgtttaaaaattttttggtaCTATAGGATTATTAGCATGCTAAATACACTTAAGAATATTACCAGCTTAAAACATGTCTGGATTGTGACCTGTCATGAactaagcactcaataaattttaatcaattaaaaatttcAGCAACATTTACTTTGGAAGATTGGAAGAgcactttaaataatttttttgcaagcccaggaaaatataataaattacttATTTCCATGTTTgatttgcattaaaatttttttctttttcagttgtgtTTGGTAGATTAGAGtaaaatcaggcttccctggttgctcagaggttaaagcatctgcctgcaaagcagccaatgctgggagacctgggtttgatccctgggttgggaagatcccctggaggaggaaatggcaacccactccagtattcttgcctggaaaatcccatggacagaggagcctggtgggctatactccacagggttgcaaagagtcagacaaactgagctacttcactttcactatattcaCTAGATAATTATTATTACTTCTAATTAGGattttttctaggaaaaaaaagacttttctaggaagaaaaagattttgttttcagGGAGATTAAAGGAGTGAACTCATGTGGTAGAGGGTGTTCATTCTGGGCACAAGAATTGTTTGAGAACATTAACCCGAATAGAAATCAGATCAAAAAGAGACAGATGGTTTGGCAGTTAATGGTTTATgcattactttatattttatttctaggcTTGAGCAGTCTTTTGCTTCTTGGACACCAGTACgaattttttgaaagaatcacTGAAAGCTTGTCTCACTTGTTTGTTTCTCAGAGTGTAAATGAATGGGTTCAACATAGGAGCAATAGATGTCATTAGCACTGCCACACCCTTGTTAATAGCCACTGATTCCTTTGCTGATGGTTTGACATAGACGAAGATACAGCTGCCATAGGTGATGGAAACCACAATCATGTGAGAAGAACAGGTAGAAAAAGCTCTTTTCCTTTGCTGGGCAGAGGGGAGTCTTAGAATGGTTTTGATGATGTAAATGTAGGATAGAACAACACACACAAGGGTCAGAATGAAGGTCAGCACAGCAGAGACAATAACCAACTGTTCTATGAGCCATGTGTCTGAGCATGAAATCTTCAAGATAGGAGAGGCAtcacagaaaaaataatcaattatATTTGAgtcacagaattttaaatttaggaAAAGAATAAGTGGTGGTAATATGATCAACAAGCCAGATATCCAACAGCAGAGGACAAGCCTCTGGCAGACTCTGCTGTTCATGAGGGTCACATAATGCAGGggtttgcagatggccacataaCGGTCATAGGACATGGCAGCCAGGAGAAAAAACTCTGTTACTCCAAAGACATCAGTAAAAAACACTTGAATAATACAAATAGTATATGTAATTGTCCTGTCACCTGTTGCTATGTTGTATAAATATCTAGGGATACAAGCAGTTGTAAATGAAATTTCTAATAAAGCAAACTTTTGTAGGAAATAGTACATGGGTGTTTTAAGGTGAGGATCCACTAAAGTGAGGAATATGATGGTCAGATTCCCAGTTATACTCAACATGTATGTgagaaacagaaacataaaaattGGAATCTGAAGTCGAGGGTCATCTGTCAGTCCCACCAAGATAAAGGTTGTGATTGTATGGTTTTCCATCACTGGCTActgaattttattcatttcatataaaatttaaaaatattttctttgatattttaatcAATAAAGTGGTATCAAAGCCAGATAGCAATATAGAATGGCTACTAGATATTAATTCACTTGCAGTTTCTTCTTTAGAGTGGCAATTTATATTGCCAATGCTCTAGTGGACTTGGCTActcaattgtttattttattaatattttattgtttggcAGTTTTGTGATAGATTTTAagcttatattaaaaatattgttctACTACCCCTTTTTATCTTTGATCTCACATTTTTAATCTGTATCCCAGACTGAATTTTCTCATGTAATTAGATTGAACCCACAATGTATTGTGACTGAATATACTTATGATTTCTTCTTACCACTAagattttttctctattttaaagggaaatatttaaatataattatttgctGCATATCTTTTCTTAAAGATTTGGTCATGATAACATGTACGTATTAACTACTAATCTAGGCTCTATGCACAGGCTTTGTTGATCTGTCTGTGACTTGTACTTTACATTTTGCCACTAAGACCAAATGCAT encodes:
- the LOC101107433 gene encoding olfactory receptor 6C2-like; amino-acid sequence: MENHTITTFILVGLTDDPRLQIPIFMFLFLTYMLSITGNLTIIFLTLVDPHLKTPMYYFLQKFALLEISFTTACIPRYLYNIATGDRTITYTICIIQVFFTDVFGVTEFFLLAAMSYDRYVAICKPLHYVTLMNSRVCQRLVLCCWISGLLIILPPLILFLNLKFCDSNIIDYFFCDASPILKISCSDTWLIEQLVIVSAVLTFILTLVCVVLSYIYIIKTILRLPSAQQRKRAFSTCSSHMIVVSITYGSCIFVYVKPSAKESVAINKGVAVLMTSIAPMLNPFIYTLRNKQVRQAFSDSFKKFVLVSKKQKTAQA